A region from the Mycoplasmopsis bovigenitalium genome encodes:
- a CDS encoding energy-coupling factor transporter transmembrane component T family protein, which translates to MNGIGTYIYDNTFIHKLDPRIKLIINIAYISMTFVAFHFISLFILLVPLTIAYIIGTRSIKNIFSLLKIPLLVGFIVFFLNIYTMKITSEQIRETYKVFFYIDNNRTYALSYAVIARTLSLIIRIYIMIMATTLFVATTKPILLTKSIEDLLIPLKLLFIPTHIIAMVISVALRFIPTLLIEAKRIIKAQASRGVDFKHGKLKDKAKAFTTLIIPLFSSSFAKAEDLSNAMETRGYDPYGKRTRYRILVPQWKDAFIFLLMTSLVVLMILIKYQVITLPYWYEITSFKAY; encoded by the coding sequence ATGAACGGAATTGGTACATATATTTACGATAACACATTCATTCATAAATTAGACCCTCGAATAAAATTAATAATCAATATTGCCTATATTTCAATGACATTTGTTGCTTTTCATTTCATTAGTTTATTTATTTTATTGGTTCCATTAACAATTGCTTATATCATTGGTACAAGAAGTATCAAAAATATATTTAGCTTGTTAAAAATACCATTGCTTGTTGGTTTTATTGTATTTTTCTTAAATATTTATACAATGAAAATTACAAGCGAGCAAATTAGAGAAACTTATAAAGTCTTTTTCTATATCGACAATAATCGAACATATGCGCTAAGTTACGCAGTTATTGCTAGAACTTTATCACTGATAATTAGAATTTACATAATGATTATGGCCACTACATTATTTGTTGCTACAACTAAACCAATTTTACTGACTAAATCAATTGAAGATTTACTTATTCCATTGAAATTACTATTCATTCCGACACATATAATTGCAATGGTAATATCAGTTGCACTGCGTTTTATTCCAACCTTGTTAATTGAAGCTAAAAGAATTATTAAAGCACAAGCAAGTAGGGGTGTAGACTTTAAACATGGTAAACTAAAAGATAAAGCGAAAGCATTTACAACATTGATAATCCCATTGTTCTCTTCATCATTTGCAAAAGCTGAAGACTTATCAAATGCAATGGAAACAAGAGGTTATGATCCATATGGCAAAAGAACAAGATATCGTATTCTAGTTCCTCAATGAAAAGATGCGTTTATATTTTTATTAATGACTAGCCTTGTTGTTTTAATGATATTAATAAAATACCAAGTTATTACATTGCCATATTGATACGAAATTACTTCATTTAAAGCTTATTAA
- a CDS encoding energy-coupling factor transporter ATPase, whose product MQIKIRDLSHTYNRGSRMEFTAIKNLNIDIKQGEFIGIIGHTGSGKSTFIEHLNALSLPTLGQINWSFKKDVFNKKTNKYDKIYESIDVVASWVEKNVYKNGFIEYKYKTRKVKKVSNPKEIRKRVAIAFQFAEYQLFEETIEKDIMFGPMSFGVSKQEAAMRAKQYLNLCGLDDSYLNKSPFGLSGGQKRRVALAGILAIEPDIIVADEPTAGLDPAGVREILSIFKKLHKMGKTIIIVTHDLDNILEVTDRVVIMKHGRIVKDGPTYDVLKDTEFLDNNGLQSPKLMSFMTKLEKKGWKLPKIKSLDELATFISQKIQGDK is encoded by the coding sequence ATGCAAATAAAAATTCGTGATTTATCTCACACATATAATCGCGGCTCAAGAATGGAATTTACTGCGATTAAAAACCTAAACATAGATATCAAACAAGGTGAATTTATTGGCATTATTGGCCATACTGGCTCAGGAAAATCAACGTTTATTGAACATTTAAATGCTTTGTCTCTTCCTACATTAGGCCAAATAAATTGGTCATTCAAAAAAGACGTATTCAATAAAAAAACGAATAAATACGACAAAATTTACGAATCAATAGATGTAGTTGCTTCATGAGTAGAAAAAAATGTATATAAAAACGGATTTATAGAATATAAATACAAAACAAGAAAAGTTAAAAAAGTTTCAAATCCTAAAGAAATAAGAAAAAGAGTAGCAATAGCTTTTCAATTTGCTGAATATCAACTTTTTGAAGAAACTATCGAGAAAGACATCATGTTTGGGCCAATGTCTTTTGGTGTTTCCAAACAAGAAGCAGCAATGAGAGCAAAACAATATCTTAATTTATGCGGCCTTGATGACTCATATTTAAATAAATCACCTTTTGGTTTATCAGGGGGTCAAAAAAGAAGGGTTGCATTGGCAGGTATTTTAGCAATTGAACCTGATATTATTGTTGCAGATGAGCCAACAGCGGGATTAGACCCTGCTGGTGTAAGAGAAATTTTAAGTATCTTTAAAAAATTACACAAAATGGGTAAAACTATAATTATTGTTACCCATGATCTTGATAATATTTTAGAAGTTACTGATCGTGTAGTTATTATGAAACATGGTCGAATCGTTAAAGATGGGCCTACATATGATGTTCTAAAAGACACTGAATTTCTTGATAATAATGGGTTGCAATCTCCAAAACTAATGTCATTTATGACAAAATTGGAGAAAAAGGGTTGAAAATTACCTAAAATTAAATCACTTGATGAACTAGCCACATTTATTTCACAAAAAATTCAAGGAGATAAATAA
- a CDS encoding energy-coupling factor transporter ATPase: MISVKNLIFKYPGNENNAIDDVSFEIEQGKYVAILGHNGSGKSTLSKLLVALYKPESGSISIDGTEINSKNLRKIRQQVGIIFQNPDNQFVGATIEDDIAFGLENKGIKREEMKPIIDELSKKVGMAEHITREPHLLSGGQKQRVAIASVLALDPKVIIFDEVTSMLDPLGKKQVLKLIRDIQQTRKKTLISITHDMDEAILADYCIVFSKGKIIAQGSPKEILKNKEVLHHAKIESPFIYKLSEKIQGINPKFDESELLEAICK; encoded by the coding sequence ATGATATCTGTTAAAAATTTAATTTTTAAGTACCCTGGAAATGAAAATAACGCCATTGATGATGTTAGTTTTGAAATTGAACAAGGAAAATATGTTGCAATTTTAGGCCACAATGGTTCAGGAAAATCAACTCTTTCAAAATTGTTAGTTGCACTTTATAAACCAGAATCAGGTTCAATCTCTATTGATGGAACTGAAATAAATTCAAAAAATTTACGAAAAATAAGACAGCAAGTTGGAATTATTTTTCAAAACCCAGATAACCAATTTGTTGGTGCAACAATTGAAGATGATATTGCGTTTGGACTTGAAAATAAAGGTATCAAACGTGAAGAAATGAAACCAATTATTGATGAGCTTTCAAAAAAAGTTGGTATGGCTGAGCATATAACTCGCGAACCACATTTACTTTCTGGAGGTCAAAAACAAAGAGTGGCAATTGCCTCTGTTTTGGCTCTAGATCCAAAAGTTATAATTTTTGACGAAGTAACATCAATGTTAGACCCATTAGGAAAGAAACAAGTTTTAAAATTAATTAGAGATATTCAACAAACTAGAAAAAAAACATTAATTTCAATTACTCACGATATGGATGAAGCTATTTTGGCAGATTATTGTATTGTGTTTTCTAAAGGAAAAATAATTGCTCAAGGTTCACCAAAAGAAATATTAAAAAACAAAGAAGTTTTACATCACGCAAAAATTGAATCACCATTTATTTATAAATTAAGTGAAAAAATTCAAGGAATAAATCCAAAATTCGATGAATCAGAATTATTGGAGGCAATATGCAAATAA
- a CDS encoding transketolase-like TK C-terminal-containing protein, which produces MYNYKKSVKRLKKVNKQDKLIASIRGLVLDSQNATGNGHSGMALGSSGVFATLFTKYLKIWKDNPKWINRDKFVLSAGHACLGFYAITHFMGLLAKNEMKNYRKLNSKTPGHPELEWFDFVDANTGPLGQGIAMALGMAIARDYLAQKFNVNGLKIIDNYVYALHGDGCIQEGVAQEAIQLAGTLKINKLILIHDFNNVQIDTNSNKVNNINLIKWFKAQNWKTIESSDKPKSIEKALKKAKKLQGPVYIQVKTSIGKNTNLENSLKAHAGSYSLSQIQQFKRKMNLENLVPFEYDDEVYKYAQSFWKAKQKEYDSWTKDVEKLADLDIKKYNELSKLINNNYKYDLSEFEFEKNDLSIREYFGQITRFIEKKDNLIIGGSADLKVSTLIGFNKEFNNGGSNISYGVREHLMLALNNGINLASNLRTLAASFLSFADYAKGAIRLASLMKLPVINIFTHDSYGVGEDGPTHQPVEQLAMLRSTPNTLVIRPSNEFESKLAYEYALNKSKVQTCLIASRQAIKSYKHAFDINELKSIHLVKKFTKTSNRKTINILASGSEVELAYEAAHKLHIMHKINVNVYSVPVLQWFVKELEQNKHKNLIKFPTLAIEASSDHMWYLIAKYTIFDAILASEFGLSAPADKVFNMFGFNVENVISKAIKLLNIKSK; this is translated from the coding sequence ATATATAATTATAAAAAAAGTGTTAAGAGGTTAAAAAAAGTGAATAAACAAGATAAATTAATTGCCAGCATTAGAGGACTTGTATTAGACTCGCAAAATGCAACGGGCAATGGCCACAGCGGGATGGCGCTAGGTTCAAGCGGAGTTTTTGCAACTTTGTTTACTAAATATTTAAAAATTTGAAAAGACAATCCAAAATGAATCAACAGAGATAAATTTGTTTTATCAGCGGGGCACGCCTGTTTAGGATTTTACGCAATTACTCATTTTATGGGGTTATTAGCAAAAAATGAGATGAAAAATTATCGTAAATTAAATTCAAAAACTCCAGGTCATCCTGAATTAGAATGATTTGATTTTGTTGATGCTAATACAGGGCCACTTGGTCAAGGCATTGCTATGGCGCTTGGAATGGCGATAGCAAGAGATTATTTAGCACAGAAATTTAATGTAAATGGATTAAAAATAATTGATAATTATGTTTATGCTTTGCATGGAGATGGTTGTATTCAAGAAGGTGTTGCACAAGAGGCAATTCAACTTGCAGGTACACTTAAAATTAATAAATTAATTCTTATTCATGACTTTAATAATGTTCAGATAGATACAAATTCTAATAAGGTTAATAACATCAATTTAATTAAGTGATTTAAAGCCCAAAATTGAAAAACTATTGAATCTAGTGACAAGCCCAAATCAATTGAAAAAGCATTGAAAAAAGCAAAAAAATTACAAGGGCCTGTTTATATCCAAGTGAAAACTTCAATTGGTAAAAACACTAATCTTGAAAACAGTTTAAAAGCACATGCGGGTTCATATTCTCTTAGCCAAATTCAACAATTTAAGCGTAAAATGAACTTGGAAAATCTTGTTCCTTTTGAATATGATGATGAGGTTTATAAGTATGCCCAAAGTTTCTGAAAAGCAAAACAAAAAGAATATGATTCTTGAACTAAAGATGTTGAAAAACTTGCTGACCTTGACATTAAAAAATATAATGAATTATCAAAACTAATAAATAACAACTATAAGTATGATTTATCAGAATTTGAATTTGAAAAAAATGATTTATCAATTCGAGAATATTTTGGCCAAATTACTCGTTTTATAGAGAAAAAAGATAATTTAATAATTGGTGGTTCTGCTGATTTAAAAGTCTCAACATTAATCGGTTTTAATAAAGAATTTAATAATGGTGGCTCAAATATTAGTTATGGCGTGCGCGAACATTTAATGTTAGCGTTGAATAATGGTATAAATTTAGCTTCAAATTTAAGAACTCTTGCAGCATCATTTCTATCATTTGCTGATTATGCAAAAGGCGCAATCCGTCTGGCATCATTAATGAAATTGCCTGTAATTAATATTTTTACTCATGATTCATATGGTGTGGGAGAAGATGGGCCAACACATCAACCAGTTGAGCAATTAGCAATGTTGCGGTCGACACCAAACACACTTGTTATAAGGCCAAGCAATGAATTTGAGAGCAAGTTAGCATATGAATATGCACTGAATAAATCTAAAGTACAGACTTGTTTAATTGCATCTAGACAAGCAATAAAATCATATAAACATGCTTTTGACATAAATGAGTTAAAATCAATTCATTTGGTAAAAAAATTTACCAAAACTTCTAATAGAAAAACAATAAATATTTTAGCGAGTGGATCAGAAGTTGAACTAGCTTATGAAGCAGCACATAAATTGCATATTATGCACAAAATCAATGTTAATGTTTATTCGGTTCCTGTCTTACAGTGATTTGTTAAAGAATTAGAACAAAACAAACACAAAAATTTAATAAAATTCCCTACTTTGGCAATCGAAGCATCAAGCGACCATATGTGATACTTGATTGCTAAATATACAATTTTTGATGCAATTTTAGCTAGTGAATTTGGCCTTTCAGCGCCCGCTGATAAAGTATTTAATATGTTTGGTTTTAATGTAGAAAATGTAATAAGCAAAGCAATAAAATTACTAAATATCAAAAGCAAATAA
- the secY gene encoding preprotein translocase subunit SecY encodes MKKFFRNFTYKFSQFFLKISRWWTSYWENKDLTKKILFTFGFLAIYVIMTTIGTPFIKIKSLETLTDDTFLSTLNLVGGGGLRNFSIVALGISPFINASLIMSILQTRVFPPIHKLSQSGPLGRKKLNVITRILTLLIAFPQAIMLSKSLASGENPFIEIIPMYGPKTLEVTTYLVVPMILIGGSLFSLFIAEQITDKGIGNGTSLLIFIGMALSLPNQFKQAISYFIGSDSASTLFIGSLNFITYIFIFALTIFVVALIYNSERHIPIQQIGAGRSKNLKDMGKLPIKLNPGGVMPIIFSTMVVSFPIMIARLLPSGNAAKAWIEQYLQFTSPLGLSLLVVITFFFSYLMGIQQSRIDKISEDFAKNSTYIPGIQPGEQTEDYLFAIVLRLSTFSAFYLVILASFQYLQIILIHWPPVISFGGTSIMILVSVAIETIDQFKARLKSSNLSKQKQLSRQISDQIAYEKTYEEHGPEKKETIKKPNRDGLLW; translated from the coding sequence ATGAAAAAATTTTTTAGGAACTTTACTTATAAATTTTCTCAATTTTTCCTTAAAATCTCAAGATGATGAACATCATATTGAGAAAATAAGGATTTGACCAAAAAAATATTGTTTACGTTTGGCTTTCTTGCGATTTATGTGATTATGACAACAATTGGTACACCGTTCATAAAAATTAAATCATTAGAAACTCTAACTGATGACACTTTTTTAAGCACTTTAAACCTTGTTGGTGGGGGCGGCCTTAGAAACTTTTCAATTGTTGCACTTGGAATTAGCCCATTCATTAATGCCTCATTAATCATGTCAATTTTGCAAACTAGAGTTTTCCCGCCAATCCACAAATTAAGCCAAAGTGGGCCATTAGGTAGAAAAAAACTTAATGTTATAACTCGTATATTAACGCTTTTAATTGCCTTTCCACAAGCTATTATGCTTTCAAAATCACTAGCTTCTGGTGAAAACCCATTTATTGAAATTATTCCAATGTATGGTCCTAAAACCCTTGAAGTTACAACATACTTAGTTGTTCCTATGATTTTGATTGGGGGATCACTATTTTCCCTATTCATTGCTGAGCAAATTACTGACAAAGGTATTGGTAATGGTACATCACTATTAATTTTCATTGGTATGGCCCTCTCATTACCAAACCAATTCAAACAGGCTATTAGTTACTTTATTGGTTCAGATTCTGCTTCAACATTATTTATTGGTTCTTTAAATTTCATAACTTATATATTTATTTTTGCATTAACAATTTTCGTTGTAGCCCTTATTTACAATTCAGAACGTCATATTCCTATTCAACAAATTGGAGCTGGCCGTTCAAAAAATCTTAAAGATATGGGAAAACTGCCAATCAAGTTGAACCCTGGCGGCGTTATGCCAATTATTTTCTCAACAATGGTTGTTTCATTCCCAATAATGATTGCTAGATTATTGCCAAGTGGCAATGCTGCAAAAGCTTGAATTGAACAATATTTACAATTTACTTCTCCTCTTGGATTGTCATTGCTAGTTGTGATCACATTCTTCTTTAGCTATCTAATGGGTATTCAACAATCAAGAATTGACAAAATAAGTGAAGATTTTGCGAAAAACTCAACATATATTCCCGGAATTCAACCTGGCGAACAAACTGAGGATTATTTGTTCGCCATTGTATTGAGATTATCTACCTTTAGCGCATTTTATTTAGTTATACTTGCATCATTTCAATATTTACAAATCATTTTGATACATTGACCACCTGTAATTTCGTTTGGCGGAACAAGCATAATGATTTTAGTTTCTGTAGCTATTGAAACAATTGATCAATTTAAAGCTAGATTAAAATCATCTAATTTATCAAAACAAAAACAATTATCTCGTCAAATTAGTGACCAAATAGCATATGAAAAAACATATGAAGAACATGGTCCAGAGAAAAAAGAAACTATTAAAAAACCAAACAGGGATGGATTATTATGATAA
- a CDS encoding adenylate kinase family protein gives MITTKNSKPNMVFMGPPGVGKGTVAAIIANNHDYIHLSTGSIFREEIAKKSDLGLKVSEIVKSGQYVPDDVTNEIVKNKLIELMSENKVVILDGYPRTINQAQFLDSITGFNYKVISLFANEDLVLKRLSGRRFCPKCNAGYHIEYMPSKLIDKCEKDNFELITRSDDTIESIKVRQNIYHESTQPLLDFYASQNRIISIDANGNANDIAVDVINKVK, from the coding sequence ATGATAACAACAAAAAACAGCAAACCAAATATGGTTTTTATGGGCCCTCCTGGTGTTGGAAAAGGCACAGTGGCTGCAATAATTGCAAACAACCACGATTATATTCACCTTTCAACAGGAAGTATTTTTCGTGAAGAAATTGCTAAAAAAAGCGATTTAGGGTTAAAAGTTAGTGAAATAGTTAAATCAGGACAATATGTTCCAGATGATGTTACTAATGAAATAGTAAAAAATAAATTAATCGAATTAATGAGCGAAAATAAAGTTGTAATTTTAGATGGCTATCCAAGAACAATTAATCAAGCTCAATTTCTTGATTCAATAACTGGTTTTAATTACAAAGTTATTTCTTTATTTGCGAATGAAGATCTTGTTTTAAAAAGACTTTCGGGTCGAAGATTTTGCCCAAAATGCAATGCGGGTTACCATATAGAATACATGCCTTCTAAGCTAATTGATAAGTGCGAAAAAGACAACTTTGAACTAATTACAAGAAGCGATGATACTATTGAATCTATCAAGGTAAGACAAAATATATACCATGAATCAACTCAACCATTATTAGATTTTTATGCAAGTCAAAACAGAATAATTTCTATTGATGCCAATGGCAACGCAAATGATATTGCTGTTGATGTTATTAACAAAGTTAAGTAG
- a CDS encoding HsdM family class I SAM-dependent methyltransferase codes for MKDKIKENGVVYTPDYVVRMILDESGYDGEEILQKHVIDNSCGAGAFLKEIAHRYINSFFNAPENKDKNDKLRAELQKYIHGIEIDEDAVEKCKQNLDAIALSFGVKDINWDIKQGDALKIDDFNNKMDYVFGNPPYVRVHNLKNNLETLKQNKFTKCGMTDLFISFYEIGINMLCETGKLAYITPSSIFNSVAGQQFREYVISNKLLTSVIDFKHYQVFDKFTTFTAILKLDKNNNDTKANYFIFDKDNKKKNLIDILNYEDFCINKRWYFAKKEELNKLSEIVNFSAKSTILDVKNGFATLSDKIFIKEDFSFDSKFIHPIVKASTKKWRKVFFPYDENGQIIDFSIFEKDLQDYLLKNQETLKNRSISNENVWYEFGRSQGVKDFWKQKIAINNLIKEHKDIKLVALKPGEGVFSGLYILTNINLNIIKDILRDQDFISYVSMLGKYKNGGYFTYSSSDIKKYICYKLQKSKKLSKNIWEL; via the coding sequence ATGAAAGATAAAATAAAAGAAAATGGCGTTGTTTATACTCCTGATTATGTTGTGAGAATGATTTTAGATGAATCCGGTTATGATGGTGAAGAGATTCTGCAAAAACACGTTATTGACAATAGTTGTGGAGCTGGTGCATTTTTAAAAGAAATTGCTCATAGATACATCAATTCGTTTTTTAATGCACCAGAGAATAAAGACAAAAATGATAAATTGAGAGCTGAGCTTCAAAAGTATATTCACGGAATTGAAATTGATGAAGATGCTGTTGAAAAATGCAAGCAAAATCTTGACGCAATTGCTTTATCATTTGGCGTAAAAGATATTAATTGAGATATTAAGCAAGGCGATGCACTCAAAATAGATGATTTCAACAATAAAATGGATTATGTTTTTGGAAATCCACCATATGTTAGAGTCCATAATTTAAAAAACAACCTTGAAACCTTGAAACAAAATAAATTTACTAAATGCGGCATGACTGATTTATTTATTTCGTTTTACGAAATTGGTATTAATATGTTGTGCGAAACTGGCAAATTGGCTTATATAACCCCATCTTCTATATTCAATAGTGTGGCAGGGCAACAATTTAGAGAGTATGTAATTTCAAACAAATTATTGACATCTGTCATTGATTTTAAGCACTATCAAGTATTTGATAAATTCACAACTTTCACAGCCATATTAAAACTAGATAAAAATAATAATGATACAAAAGCAAATTATTTTATTTTCGATAAAGATAACAAGAAAAAAAATCTCATAGATATATTAAATTATGAAGATTTTTGCATCAATAAAAGATGATATTTCGCAAAAAAAGAAGAATTAAATAAATTAAGCGAGATAGTAAATTTTAGCGCCAAAAGCACGATTCTTGATGTAAAAAATGGCTTTGCAACATTATCGGACAAAATATTTATAAAAGAAGACTTTTCTTTCGATTCAAAATTTATTCATCCAATAGTAAAAGCATCCACTAAAAAATGAAGAAAGGTATTTTTTCCATACGATGAAAATGGTCAAATAATTGATTTTTCAATATTTGAAAAAGATTTGCAAGATTATTTATTAAAAAATCAAGAAACATTGAAAAATAGAAGTATAAGCAATGAAAATGTTTGATATGAATTTGGCAGAAGCCAAGGAGTAAAAGACTTTTGAAAGCAAAAAATAGCGATAAATAATTTAATAAAAGAACATAAAGATATAAAGTTAGTGGCCTTAAAACCAGGGGAGGGTGTTTTTTCAGGTTTATATATTCTTACAAATATAAATCTGAACATAATTAAGGATATACTTAGAGATCAAGATTTTATAAGTTATGTCTCAATGCTGGGAAAGTATAAGAATGGTGGTTATTTTACTTACTCGTCAAGTGACATAAAAAAATATATTTGTTATAAACTGCAAAAATCAAAAAAACTCAGCAAAAACATATGGGAGCTATAA
- the map gene encoding type I methionyl aminopeptidase, which yields MIYYKNPIEIENITKSCQILAEVKQIVYDNIRPGISLKELDSIAFNEIVKRGAKPAFLGLYGFPATMCISVNEELIHGIPSDYVLKEGDIVSCDLGCTYKGMNSDSAFTKGVGTISPINKKLINVAKQAFEAGLAAIKPGARVGDISYAIGQVIKKNNFYTPSEYCGHGIGYNVHEDPDVYNDGYRGSGPLLRDGMVICIEPMVMQKNAKIKMKSDGWTIVSASGLTNSHYEHTVLIKNGKGVVLTKGI from the coding sequence ATGATATATTACAAAAATCCAATTGAAATAGAAAATATAACTAAATCTTGTCAAATCCTGGCAGAAGTCAAACAAATTGTTTATGATAACATAAGACCCGGAATTTCATTAAAAGAACTGGATTCAATCGCTTTTAATGAAATAGTAAAAAGAGGTGCTAAACCAGCATTTTTAGGTTTATACGGCTTTCCCGCCACAATGTGCATCTCTGTCAATGAAGAATTGATCCATGGCATACCTAGTGATTATGTACTAAAAGAAGGGGATATTGTTTCCTGTGACTTGGGTTGTACATATAAAGGTATGAATAGTGACAGTGCCTTTACAAAAGGTGTTGGAACTATTTCGCCAATTAATAAAAAATTAATTAATGTAGCAAAACAAGCTTTTGAAGCTGGATTAGCTGCTATTAAACCTGGGGCAAGAGTAGGCGATATAAGCTATGCTATTGGCCAGGTTATCAAAAAAAATAATTTTTATACACCATCGGAATATTGCGGTCATGGCATTGGTTACAATGTTCATGAAGATCCAGATGTTTATAATGATGGCTACAGAGGTAGTGGACCACTTCTAAGAGATGGAATGGTCATTTGCATTGAACCAATGGTTATGCAAAAAAACGCTAAAATAAAAATGAAAAGCGATGGTTGAACTATTGTTAGCGCTAGTGGTTTAACAAATTCGCATTATGAACACACTGTACTCATTAAAAACGGAAAGGGCGTTGTATTAACGAAAGGAATATAA
- the infA gene encoding translation initiation factor IF-1 gives MAKDAIKFKAVVKQAFSTDEYEVELENGMVIKAHISGKMRVNHIRILPGDSVDVEISPYNLQLGRIIYRHK, from the coding sequence ATGGCAAAAGATGCTATTAAATTTAAAGCCGTTGTTAAACAAGCTTTTTCAACTGATGAATATGAAGTTGAATTAGAAAACGGCATGGTAATTAAAGCTCACATATCAGGAAAAATGCGTGTAAATCACATAAGAATTTTGCCTGGTGATTCAGTAGATGTAGAAATTAGTCCATACAACTTACAACTTGGACGTATTATCTATCGTCATAAATAA
- the rpmJ gene encoding 50S ribosomal protein L36 has protein sequence MKVRASVKRMCKDCRVIKRRGIIRIICAQPKHKQRQG, from the coding sequence ATGAAAGTTAGAGCTAGTGTAAAAAGAATGTGCAAAGATTGTCGTGTTATCAAACGTAGAGGAATTATTAGAATCATCTGCGCTCAACCAAAACACAAACAAAGACAAGGATAG
- the rpsM gene encoding 30S ribosomal protein S13 has product MARILNIEIPNNKRVVVSLTYIFGIGPTRAKEILAKAKIDENIRVKDLTEEQLSAIREAAREYQTEGDLHREVSLNIKRLMEIKCYRGMRHRKGLPVRGQSTKSNARTRKGPRKTVAGKKK; this is encoded by the coding sequence ATGGCTAGAATTTTAAATATTGAGATACCTAATAACAAACGTGTAGTTGTTTCATTAACTTACATTTTTGGAATTGGGCCAACAAGAGCAAAAGAAATACTTGCTAAAGCTAAAATCGACGAAAACATTAGAGTAAAAGACTTAACAGAAGAACAACTTTCAGCAATTCGTGAAGCTGCTAGAGAATACCAAACTGAAGGTGATTTACACCGTGAAGTATCACTAAACATCAAACGTTTAATGGAAATTAAATGCTACCGTGGCATGAGACATCGTAAAGGTCTACCAGTAAGAGGTCAATCAACAAAAAGTAATGCTCGTACACGTAAAGGACCAAGAAAAACCGTTGCAGGTAAGAAAAAATAA
- the rpsK gene encoding 30S ribosomal protein S11 produces MATTKNTKVKKSKKRPVVSGVAHIHSTNQNTIVTFADEQGNVVAWSSSGAIGYKGSKKKTPYAAGLAAQAATELAKERGMKTVRVELKGLGAGKDAARKQIEVSGITVTEIKDVTPVPHNGTRPPKRILKREKMR; encoded by the coding sequence ATGGCTACAACTAAAAATACTAAAGTAAAAAAATCTAAGAAAAGACCTGTTGTTAGTGGTGTTGCACACATTCACTCAACAAACCAAAACACAATTGTTACTTTTGCTGACGAACAAGGAAACGTTGTTGCTTGATCATCATCAGGAGCTATTGGTTACAAAGGTTCTAAGAAAAAAACCCCTTATGCTGCAGGTTTAGCTGCTCAAGCTGCTACAGAATTAGCTAAAGAACGTGGTATGAAAACTGTTAGAGTCGAATTAAAAGGTTTAGGTGCTGGTAAAGATGCTGCTCGTAAACAAATTGAAGTTTCTGGAATTACAGTTACTGAAATTAAGGATGTTACACCTGTACCTCACAATGGTACAAGACCTCCAAAACGTATTCTAAAACGCGAAAAAATGAGATAG